CTTTAAGTAAAACACCTGTTCCTCCAGATTTTATCTTCCCTTTGTACAAGTTATGTCACCATTATGACATTTACAAGGCACCTGTGATTTTACCTGGTCAGTTAATTATCTGACAGCCGTGTCAGGCATTAAGTATCAATTAGCGACAGTGTGATTAGATGCCAGTGCGCTGTGTCGCAGTAAACGGTATTGTCCGATTGTCTTACCTTGATCTTAgatctgattggctgaccaatcaGAATACGGAAAAAGTTCTTCGGACAGTCTGTTTAGATTTGGTTCATCGTCCAGCTCTTCACTCAGAGCTTGGACAAGGAATAAAGAACATCGGATCTAAACAGCTGtctcatttatatttacaggtaagcaATCCTATATTTTTACtatctttgttatttttaaaatcatttattcgTCATCAGTCATATTAGCTATTTGACattatattgttaaatgatttatgtttcattttgatttaaaagttatttaatttttcaatgctgtatataaatttttcatttgtatattttacgtacatgtatgtattctgTGTCGCAGTCTTTCTAACAAAAGAAACGAATTAACAAATGCGTAAATTTGAATGTTCGGAATCTTAGCAGCATTATTATCTGTTTTACCTATAATTTAACTCTAGGGTAGACCATGTTCTGTAAGAAATCAGTTTACCTTAAAGTTATCAGTATTATCTATGCGAACCTTTGTGGTTCAGTGAAGCGTTACCTTAAATTACAACTTttgttagagttatctcccttgtgagATCTTTCCGTAAATAGAATGACTGCCGACATGTGCCGAAATACATCTTTGTGTAAATCATGTTCCTCGATTcaatatcaatttcatcattGAGGTAACTGTATGTAatattgatttatgattttttgtctttttaatcTGAAATGTATACTTTTCTCTACTAGTTTAATCTGATCTGAATGAGCGAGTTTTAAACTACAAGTGTCATAAGTTTTTGTGTCAGTTGCTAACGTCAATGATCAGTAAATttaagatgtaaatatttttattataatctTTGAATAACCATTGATCCataatgtacattttcattataAGAGCTTAATATTCGATCTCGGATTTAAGCTCGGTGATTATTGATGATTACTATATATCTAACGAATTTCGGTCTATCCGGAAATGACCACTACATGCCGGAAGTACAGTAtcaaaagtgaaagtagaagttgTCAATGTAAACAGAAGATAGTCAAATATTATATTCATGGGTCGTgcttattttataaatgttgtgtAAATGAGTTTTCTTCTAATTGTTCTAATGTCTgataaataatttgttgtttttaatatcaGTATTTAAAATAATAGATCGCTTGTTCATTTATCTATAGGCTAAATGTACTTCTCATAGCCAAGTGAATAGACTTTACCTTAGCTAATCCCCATTCCCcaaatacaatatgtttaaCGAAAGTCTTCagataaagtaaaatattttcattatacaataccagtaaattaattttgaaattacattctttattcaatttaataataattgtaaACTCTTAattgacaaatatatatttccttGTATGTTATATCTAAGTCGATAATCAATTGTAGTTGTACCTTGTGGTACTTAAAGAATGTTATATCCATATTCATGTAATTCACTTCAGATGCTTGGGGACAAGGAAATCAAAGAAAACAACGGATCAAAACAGCTGTcttcatttaaatatacatacaaatctCAGAAACtcaataaaaacagaaaaaaacaaacatgaaatTAAACCATTACGTTACTCATAGAACGAAAAAGCTACTTTTTGTAACACTATCTCTTCATATCATTCTTACTAAAACAAAGTATAAATTGCTGaaccgttgatataaattatcaattaaattcGTTGCAAGGGAAGCTAATATGTATAGTGGATTTTCAGGTTTTACTTTAAGGACTTCACTCAATATACAGAGAATAAGAGAATggataattgaaaaaatatgtttgataataTCTTACATTGATAAAAGCCTTGCATTAAGTGttaatgaaattgtttgttCATACTTCTGAGTCTACACAACACAtttaaaaatgagaaaaattcGTCAAGGTCccaataactatatataattgtaaatttCTCGTGAAACGCATTTCAGGAATACATAAGGTCACCTATGTGCTATAACCCCCACTACCAAACaactcactgccgttgtcctcgtgacgtcacatccgtgGCTTATTCCCTGATAAGCAGTCGATATACAGGGCCCCCGGTAAAAATCGGGCAGTTCGtgagggcggtatctcggtactgaagtggccgattttgatgcggtttttcaacattcttgtcaggagatcaaacagaatgaCTGTAGTTACACGATTACGACATTGTTAGTCAGGTTTACGACATCGAACGTCGTAAACCGTTTTACGTTGTCTTTGTCAAAAGTGCCATTCTCACGGGCAGACGACCATGTCTTACGAAGACGAAAAAAGTTCGATTTTTGGACAATTTGAAAAGATTAATGCAACTCTACAGTCGATAGAGGAGTCACAAACCAACATTAACGATCGAATGAAGGAATTGAGGAGTCAGAGAGTGACAGGAGAAGAAAAGAATATGAGTCACGCTTTTTTCGCGGTGACGATTTCCACCACGAGGGTGCGGTCGGTCCCACTCCAATGTTTAGTGCAGCCGATATTCAACGAGAGTTTGAGAACATTCGTGAttcattattgaaaaataaacttCCAAATGAGTTGAAAGGTGTTTGACCAATAAAACAGGAATAAAACAGGTTGATCAAGCTCATCTCGCAACTCTAAGAGCAAATCAGCAcgatcaaggatttataagtgagaaggattcgtgtctgtctcttttacattactaaacaccaactgtcgcgagacgcctatgaaccgggaataaaaaccgtttttctcaacaaaatacttgtcttatcgagtcaaacgaaaaacacattgtaaagtttattaaatttcacgacgtattattacttgctttaaaagacggaatatttagaggatatgtcttaaatttttcGTTAAAAAAGATCGCAGCGCTCAAGAAATGTACGGCCCCGCTTCCAGTAAAGTAAGACAGTAAACCATCAGCACCCCGCAATCTAACATCCTCAAAGTTCTGCGACCTGCGGAAATCAAAGGAAATTCAGTCGTCGTCCCAAGCGTTCCACGGTCAGTGTACAAACACAAAatcgcctgccttggacttccccaaaacccattGTTACTTATCCTGTCTCAAATACGACCTTGGCACGATTTTTTACAGAGACTGCTCTCCGTTTGttatacaaacaataaaatgtgCAGGAAAAAACCAGTAACTGACATAATATTGTGTAAAATTGAGGGAAATAACAAACTCGGTCTTGATTCCTTCTGGTCTTTATTGGTAGCTGGTCGCACCAGAATATGGTATAAAGACCCTATAAACAGATTAATAAAAACTATTGTATAAACTGTAGAATCTTTGattgtataatctatatatCAAAACTACTCTACAAccagaataaataattatagataATTCACACATGTATCATTCAATTAATAAGAGTATCTGAATCAATTCATCTTAAAATATACTATAAATAAAACACCTACCTTGACAATGGGTCAAGGGTCTAATGAAAATACGTAGTAATCTAAATCACGTCCGTCTGGTCGTAAGTCCAATCCCCTTTTTCCTTTCCCCGCCAAAACAGGACAAAGACAATGACAATGACCACAAAACAGAAACGAGACAATACAAGGACACAACAACTGACTACGTCACACAGGTAAACTGGACACACGTACACAGGTATACACAACTAGTGACCAACGAAACGAATTAGTAAAAACCACCCTGTTACATCCTCCCCCTGCTAAGAAAATGACGTCCTCGTCACTTTAACTGCAGCAATTATTACAAAACAATAGTACTGTAATAACGAATGTAACCAATGCGATGAACACGATCATAAACAGTTATGTTTCTACATCAAATACTATAATACTCTATAGCTCTATGCAGAATAGAACAGATATACAAATCTTATTTCCTTTTATGGTACATTTATCTATATCTCCTTAAAGCTACAGTAAATTACAAAACTCTTGATCAATCTAGTCAAGAATCATATACAAAGATACACGGTGGTGAAATACACCTTCAAATATGTGTAATAATATGAGATTCACCAGTACAATTGGTAAATAAAACATGGTTTAATCtggtacatataaaattaaaacaatgatgCCAGATGctataatataacataattatagatATCTACATTTCACAAATGGTTTTGATTAGCACACTAAGAACATCTGGGGGTATACCTGAAAACACACCCTGCTTTGCTAGATTTTCCAGTAATCCTGACTTCAATTTCCAAGTTGATATATCAGTATTGATATTCTTCACTCCTCCCATCACGAAATCCCCCAATGTTTGCCACGTTGGTGGTCTCGATGACCGTGTGGATCGTCTGGGAAGAGGCACTGGACGCTCTGTGATCTGTTCCTCCTCTCTAAGAGTGTCTATGTCATCTGAATCACCTTCAGTTGGGATGACAACTGTGTCATCAGCATGACCTCCAGTAGCTGCAACCACTGACTCTGGAACATCTTTTATATTGGTATCATCTACTGGTCCTCCCTCCTCACTAGAGAACTGGTCGTCACCAGGCGGACCAGCGGCAAGTACAGGAGAGCCATGATCGTCATCCGGTTCCTGCACTGCCTTATCGCCTCCCTCATCAGCTGACTCCAAACTGCCAGCTGTACAAGGCACCAATACTACATCTTCATCCTCCATATCAGAGCTATCAGGATCTGCAAGGGTCGGTTCCGGTAATGATTCAAAAGGCTTGATCTCGTTGTGACCATCGTCCTTGAGATCTGTATCCTCACAAGGAATGTATCCTATAGGCAGTAAGTTGTTTCTGTGCATCGTTCTAGTTCTTCCCTCTGTAGATTCAGGCTCTACAACAAATACTGGAATGTTAGAGTTTGGCTGGTTGATGACGGTGTAAGCATTCTCCTCCCAAAGGTCTTCCAATTTATGCTTCCCATCGAATGCCAACTTTTTCACCAAAACTCTATCTCCAACTTTGACTGGGGATCCTCGAACCTTCAAATCATAATATGCCTTTTGTCTTCTCTTAGCCTTTAACAACATCTTTGATGCCAAGTCATAGCTAAAGGTTAATCGTTCCCTTAGGTCCTTGGTGTAATCAGAAAGGGTCTGTTCTTCGTTGATAAGACCACCCAAACCAAACACAATGTCCAAGGGTAAACGAGGCTCCCTACCAAACATCAGGTAGAACGGTGATACTTTGGTCGATTCATGGCGGGTGCAGTTATAAGCATGTACAAGTGGTGGGATATATGCTTTCCAGTTCTTCTTCTCTTCAGACTTCAATGTCCGCAACATGCTAATGAGGGTACGGTTGAAACGTTCCGTAATTCCATTCCCAATGGGGTGGTATGGTGTTGTATGAGACTTCTCCATCCCCAATAGATCACATAATTCAGCAATGACTTCACTTTCAAAGTTTGGCCCTTGGTCTGAATGAATACGTCGTGGTATACCGTAGTGGACAATGAAATTGTTGTATAAAGTTTCAGCCGTAGTCTTCGCGGTCTGATCACGAGTTGGAAACGCCTGTGCATATTTCGTAAAATGGTCTGTAACCACAAGTACATTAGCATATCCTCCTTTACATGATTCTAATGACAGAAAATCCATACAAATTAACTCGAGTGGATGAGATGTATGAATTCCGACCAAAGGTGCACGTTCATGTGTAGACGACTTCGCTCTGATGCAACGTGAACAGTTACTAATCCATGACTCCACATCCTTTGTCATGTCCGGCCAGAAAAATCTGTCTCTAAGGAGAGATAACACTCTGTCCCTTCCAGGATGTCCGATGTCATCATGGAGTCCTTTTAAAGCTTCCTGTCTATATGAAGAGGGCAAAACCAGCTGGTAGCTGTATACACCATCTCTATTGACTTCCTTGAATAAAACTCCACGACGCATGGTCAAACTGCTAGCAATCTTAAACATCTGAGAATTCTCCTTCGTCTTAGGGAAATCACGACGACTTGGTTgcttgtattttgatatcaaCTGTATCCAAGGTCGAAGTAATACATCTTGACGTTGAGCTTTTCTCCAATCTTTTGATGTCATTCTCTCTATGTCACTCACACAAGGATCATCTAGAACATCTGCAACCTGGGCAGGAGAACACAGACTTTCAATATGGGTATGTGGCGAAGTAATGGACTGGTTAACTGCGTGCACAGCATCCATGGTGATGGGTAATCTTGAGAGTGCGTCTGCATCAGAGTTGACTTTTCCTGGGCGGTAGTAAATATCGAAGTCGAAAGCAGCCAACGCTGAGACCCATCGATGTCCTGTGGCATCCAGCTTCGCAGATGTTAACACATAGGTTAACGGGTTGTTGTCTGTGAATACTGTGAAGCGTTGTCCATATAGGTAGTCATTGAATTTCTCAGTCACTGCCCACTTTAGTGCCAAAAACTCGAGTTTATGGGTAGGATAATTCCTCTCAGACTTAGATAGTCCTCTACTGGCAAAGCTAATCACCCGAAGTTTCTCCTCCTGGCGTTGGTATAACACAGCTCCAAGCCCTTGCCCACACGCATCAGTATGTAGTTCAAACGGTAAGTTGGGCTGAGCATAACCAAGTACTGGTGGAGTGGATAAACACTTCTTCAACTTCTCAAAAGCATTCTTCTCAGCTTCATTCCATTTCCAAATAGAATTTGCTTCAGTCTTTGCCTTCTTTCCCTTAGTCTTAGTCTTGGCACATGCTGGTAATAGTTCATTCAATGGTCTGGCAATCTTAGCAAAGTCCCTGATAAACTTTCTATAATAACCAGCGAATCCCAAAAATGCACGAACTTCTTCTGGATTAGTGGGTTCAGGCCAATTAAGGACTTTCTCGATCTTACCAGGGTCAGGTGAAATTCCATCCTCCGAAATCATATGTCCCAGGTATACTGCTCTTCTTTGAAAAAACTTGCATTTCTTTGGAGATAACTTTAAACCACATTCTCTCAACCTCTGAAGTACCTTTTCTAGTCGACGAAGATGTTCCTCAAATGTGTCGGAGAAAATAATCAAATCGTCCAAATATATTAGACAAATACTTAAATGAAGATCTCCAAGGCATTCTTCCATTAGTCGCTGGTAAGTGGCTGGTGAATTGGAAAGTCCAAACGGCATCCGAGTATATTCGTAGAAGCCGAGGGGCCCTACTGTGAATGCTGTACGCTCTTTATGATCTTCCTCCATCTCTATCTGGTGATATCCTGACTTCATATCCAACACCGTGAAGTACTTCGCACCACACAAACACTCCAAAATGTCATCTATTCTTGGGAGAGCATATGAGTCGCGTATAGTCCTCTTGTTAATCTCTCGAAAGTCCACGCACATCCGTAACTCCCCGTTCTTCTTTCTAGCTAGAACTATTGGCGAAGACCATGGACTATGTGATGGGCGAATAATTCCAATGTCCAGAAGAGTATGGAGATGATTCTTTACCTCTTCATACATGGATGGTGGTATTCTCCTGTGCCTCTGTTTGATAGGAGTTGGGTCATGCATATCTATCCTGTGTTTGACTGCGCTGGAAAATCCTATGTCCTTGTCGTTCTTAGAAAATATGTCCTGAAAAGACATgatgagttgtctccccttctcAACCTCAGTCGACGAGAGAAAATCTTCATCTATCTCAATCTTTTCCATCAACTTCTCTATTTCCTCTGCCTCATCAGTTTGTTCATTTTTATCCAAAATGGTTACTGGGGTGACTTCACAAAGTAAGGCTCGTGGTGACACAGATAAACACCTGCTGGAAGTGTTAGCAAGTTCAACTTCCACACTCCTATTCCCCTTATAGTGATAAGAAATCAATCCAGGCGTGATGTCGAGGCCATCTGATGTAATACAGTCTTTGGCTGGCTGGATTAAGGCACAAGTGGGATGATAAGGTAGTTCCCTGTCCAAATAAGACTTTATCTTCACCTGGCTGTTAGGCTTGACACTAATGACCTTATCCTCTGCACTTCGGAGAACTCCAAGCCGAAAACTCCTCCTATTCAGTTCCTTTTCTCGAAGAGACAGGCACCTAAAAGCTAAAAACCAAGGAGTAAACAAATCAGCACTCTGTAGAAATCGAACTCCAGTCCGCTTACGGCACTTGTCCATTAGTACAGTTAAAACATTTGTTCCTAATAAAATTGGCACTCTGGAATTGTAATCACTGTCAGGTACAACTAACAGTATACAGTCCTGCACCTGGGTACCACATAATCCTGGCAATTCAATGCTGACTTCAATATATCCATGATATGGTAATGGCATACCATCCGCACATTCTACATTTAAAATACAATCAAGTGGCTGTACAGGTAAATGTGACAAATGAGACTGATAAAATGATTCTCCAACTGTAGACACTGTAGAACCTGTATCAAGTAATGAAGTTATCTTATGTCCAGCAATAAGAATGTCTACTTCATTCGATGAACCAACAAGTTGAACACAATCCCGTGAATCATCCGGAGACTGCTGGAGGTACCCTATGGCCGTCCCCGTCCCATAGGTGCTTTTCCGTTTAAATGACGACTCCTGTTAGGGTATTGACCTCTGCGCTGATGATCTAGTCTAACCTTACAACCAAGTTGTAAATGTCCATATTGGCCACAACGCCAACACTGAGGTTCAGAACGCTCATCACCTTTTGATTCACCTCTAGACTCGTGCTCACTTGTCTTATTCTTTTGTGGTGGCTGATACTTATACTTGTTCGGGTTCCTCTGTGTGGAATTCCATGACTTCACTTCAGATGTAAGCTGTTTTACCATCCCCTCCAGTTTATCTAACCGGCTCTCTTCAGATGTAGTACCACTTATCATCTTCGTAGTTGCTGTTTTAGTGCTGCTACTCATAGCCTTCTCCACCTTCAGTTCTGACTCTAATCTTCTCAATTCCACCTTCAACTCATTGTAGTCCTTTATCAGCTCATACTTAGTAGCAGATCTTTCCTTCAAGGGTGACTGAAGTCCCTTCCAAACACGGCTATGTAACATCTGGTTACGCTTCTCTCTGGGCAACATTTCACATCTGGAAACTTTCATAAGAATGTCCTCTAATCTGCAGCTCCATGATGCTACATCTTCTCCTTCCTCTTGGTGGGCACTAAAGAATTTAGCAAGTAATGCCTCCTGATCCTCAGCTATTCCATAATTAGTCTCCAGGTGAGTAAGTAAGTCGTTGATAGATGCTTGAGGTCCAAGTCGCATTGCTATCATTCCAGCATTCCCACGTAAAGAGCTCCTAATAACACGTAACACCACTTCCCTAGAAATAGAGGCGTCTCGTAGTAAACATTCCACATCATATTTCCACAACTCATATGGAATTTCTGCCTTTGACGTAGGATCTCCACTGAAGAATGGTAACCGAGGAGGCTGAGTTATGATGTGTTCCTTAGTATGAGAAGATGAAGCTCCAGCATTTGGTTCCTGGGCTGGCTCCATCTTAGGACGTGCTCCAGACGATGCTACATAATCAAACATCCATTGCTTAAAAGTCTCTGCTGAGTCAAACTGTGGACTTATCTTCATCTCCTTGAAAACACTTGCCATCTTTTCCAACTGATCCTTCTCCATAGTGAAAATAGAAAATGACAAAATCCAAAATGAAAATTCAACACAGCTGAAAACAAAAGCAATCaatatggaaaaaataaataaaaaaaaacaagtataAATTTTATGAGTaactaataaacaaaataaGGCTGAAATGCGAACAAAAATAAAGAAGTATAGTTCTTAAGTAAACAAAGAGAAAAACATGTAAAAGTATCCAACACTGCAATCCAAtggtaatatttataaacactACAGACCGACAGAAACAGTTCACCTGCAAAGTAACACAACACTTGATAGGTAATGATCGAAACTCTCAATGTAATTACAAGTGCAAGTACATACCCAtctgttgtatatatatcacaaagcAACAGATATGAAGGTTTCAACTCAGTATATAGAGTATAAGCGGACAAGAATAAACTACAAACAATAAATGATATGAATTAAAGACTCATTATCTACCCAGTACTAAGTGTGCgacctacaatgtaaataaataccCGGGTTAGTAAACATGTAAACACACAACTCAACCAACACTAAACACAATACAcaaagaaatattcaaaatatacatGCAACACACAACGACGAGTAACACCCAATGTCTACCCCCATAGGTCAGTGTCACATGTCTTCAAATAGTAAATATTTCTGTAACCAATATAATCTAAATTTACAAGTCTATTTCTAGCTATCTTATCTACTGTAATAAATATGtactaatattttataattacagttATTTTAGATGAAATAATAATGCAACTTTCAAAGTAAATTCCTATATCGAGATAGTATATAgcaataaatgatatttttttttactaaaatacaaca
The nucleotide sequence above comes from Argopecten irradians isolate NY chromosome 1, Ai_NY, whole genome shotgun sequence. Encoded proteins:
- the LOC138305006 gene encoding uncharacterized protein — translated: MEKDQLEKMASVFKEMKISPQFDSAETFKQWMFDYVASSGARPKMEPAQEPNAGASSSHTKEHIITQPPRLPFFSGDPTSKAEIPYELWKYDVECLLRDASISREVVLRVIRSSLRGNAGMIAMRLGPQASINDLLTHLETNYGIAEDQEALLAKFFSAHQEEGEDVASWSCRLEDILMKVSRCEMLPREKRNQMLHSRVWKGLQSPLKERSATKYELIKDYNELKVELRRLESELKVEKAMSSSTKTATTKMISGTTSEESRLDKLEGMVKQLTSEVKSWNSTQRNPNKYKYQPPQKNKTSEHESRGESKGDERSEPQCWRCGQYGHLQLGCKVRLDHQRRGQYPNRSRHLNGKAPMGRGRP